In Labrus mixtus chromosome 11, fLabMix1.1, whole genome shotgun sequence, a single window of DNA contains:
- the LOC132983656 gene encoding myelin-associated glycoprotein-like, whose product MGTAYLLGLLSLITGFSVLQQVRSWNITVPKTVTAVEGSCAVVPCQTKAHVRVTWYQYSKVYYPVVYDRYPPTVEQQFRGRTSVKGAATEGNCTLTIKNIRRTDNNLKVYVWINPDSITSQKFFDQTVTVYVERKAPIISIEKQIVEGDVFQANCSLIHSCPSSTPSLKWIKNQFLNNSTLKATNEKQNMLWMYTETMYGLATYEMHNSKMGCSAVFSDFTTDSQPVILNILYKPVNVTLTAENDSVIDGGSVIMKCAANSNPRPHTYSWFTRQMGQNIKSNTKRGRLLFNNITRKTSISCTALNEIGAGQSDWLDLDVQHAPIILPASFCYLTGEALKCVCQAEASPDASICWTINGNDTFSSSFSFVFTNEKHVTSGQLSGPAESQVNVTCTAINSLGSDTRRLDLYLSESSSLSMWLVAVMVLVGIALLCAVGIYIIYSQLRSSPGSLSNASFLLRPLSLPETIQEEQRYQCPQRVQIEETQSNTGRPESDPEEDTLSCVYDNCVEIRQSRAEKQENNSTAPSGEVTEEPLGKVRSIKLEKTNLFYKYSQGK is encoded by the exons GcttctctgtgctgcagcaggtGAGAAGCTGGAACATCACTGTACCTAAAACAGTGACTGCAGTGGAGGGGAGCTGTGCTGTAGTACCATGTCAGACAAAAGCTCATGTCCGGGTCACCTGGTATCAATACAGTAAGGTGTATTATCCTGTGGTGTATGACAGATATCCTCCTACAGTGGAACAACAGTTCAGAGGACGCACCTCAGTAAAGGGAGCAGCCACAGAGGGTAACTGCACcctgacaataaaaaatataagaaGAACAGACAACAACCTTAAAGTCTATGTGTGGATCAATCCAGACTCAATAACAAGTCAGAAATTCTTTGATCAAACTGTTACGGTCTATGTTG AAAGAAAAGCTCCAATAATCTCCATTGAGAAGCAAATAGTGGAGGGGGACGTTTTCCAGGCTAACTGCAGCCTTATCCACTCTTGCCCCTCATCAACTCCATCCCTTAAATGGATAAAAAATCAATTTCTCAATAACTCCACTTTAAAGGCTACCAACGAGAAACAAAATATGCTATGGATGTACACAGAGACCATGTATGGGCTAGCAACATATGAAATGCATAACAGCAAAATGGGTTGTTCTGCAGTGTTCAGCGACTTCACCACAGACAGTCAACCAGTAATTCTCAACATTTTAT ATAAACCAGTTAATGTGACCCTAACAGCAGAAAATGACTCTGTAATAGATGGGGGAAGCGTCATCATGAAGTGTGCCGCCAACTCGAACCCACGTCCACACACATACTCGTGGTTCACAAGACAAATGGGTCAGAACATAAAGTCAAATACAAAACGGGGAAGACTACTCTTCAACAACATCACGCGAAAAACTTCTATCTCCTGCACGGCTCTCAATGAGATTGGAGCAGGACAGTCTGACTGGTTGGATCTGGATGTTCAac ATGCCCCAATAATCCTACCTGCGTCCTTCTGCTACCTGACAGGGGAGGCTCTGAAGTGTGTCTGCCAGGCTGAGGCATCCCCTGATGCCTCTATATGTTGGACCATTAATGGAAATGACaccttctcatcctccttcagCTTTGTTTTTACGAATGAGAAACATGTCACCTCTGGGCAATTAAGTGGCCCAGCTGAAAGCCAGGTTAATGTAACTTGCACAGCCATTAACTCCCTGGGCAGTGACACCAGACGACTTGATTTATACTTGTCAGAATCAT CGTCTTTGTCCATGTGGTTGGTAGCGGTCATGGTCCTTGTTGGTATTGCTTTGTTGTGTGCAGTCGGCATTTACATAATATATTCTCAACTCAG ATCATCACCTGGCTCTTTGTCCAATGCTTCATTTCTTTTAag ACCGCTGAGTTTACCAGAGACTATCCAAGAGGAACAGAGGTACCAGTGTCCTCAAAG AGTTCAAATTGAGgaaacacaatcaaacacaggCAGACCAGAGAGCGACCCTGAGGAGGACACACTTTCCTGCGTTTATGACAATTGTGTTGAAATTCGACAATCCAGAGCCGAGAAGCAGGAGAACAACTCAACAGCCCCCAGTGGAGAGGTCACAGAAGAGCCACTAGGAAAGGTGAGAAGTATaaaacttgaaaaaacaaacttattttACAAATATAGCCAAGGTAAGTAA
- the LOC132983657 gene encoding free fatty acid receptor 2-like gives MEPVVDSKVILSVYIISFLIGLPANLLALYAFRVKIRSKPIPTDILLINLTVSDLLFLIILPLKMHEAASDMTWTLPLFMCSITSFAFFATIYTSSLLLMAVSVVRYIAVAFPIAYHKLHKPVYGIVTSAVIWLISGMHCSIVVIIEHHPALSNGNSTTCYENFTEKQLEVLLPVRLEFFIVLFLIPLLICVYCYLSCIFLLYSRPRISQKQKQKAIGMALGTLAVFLICVMPYNISHLLGFFQGKSPKWRYYTLLLSTFNTCIDPIIFYFSSSAFHCTSEKSIFRKSVPKLQRQTTSSS, from the coding sequence ATGGAGCCAGTGGTGGACAGCAAGGTCATTCTCTCAGTTTACATCATTTCTTTCCTGATCGGCCTCCCAGCAAACCTCCTGGCTCTCTATGCCTTCAGGGTGAAGATCCGCTCCAAGCCTATTCCCACAGACATCCTGCTCATCAACCTGACCGTCTctgacctgctctttttgatCATCCTTCCTCTCAAGATGCACGAGGCAGCTTCAGACATGACATGGACTTTGCCTTTATTCATGTGCTCCATCACCTCCTTCGCCTTCTTCGCCACTATCTACACCAGTTCTCTGCTGCTGATGGCTGTCAGTGTGGTTCGTTACATTGCAGTAGCTTTCCCTATCGCCTACCATAAGTTGCACAAACCTGTGTACGGGATAGTTACCAGTGCTGTTATTTGGCTCATATCAGGGATGCACTGCAGCATTGTTGTCATTATCGAGCACCACCCAGCCCTGTCCAATGGAAACTCAACCACGTGCTATGAGAACTTCACAGAGAAGCAGTTGGAGGTCCTCCTTCCTGTGCGTTTGGAGTTTTTCATTGTGCTCTTCCTTATACCTCTTCTCATTTGTGTTTACTGCTACCTGAGCTGCATCTTCCTCCTGTACAGTCGTCCGCGGATATCCcagaagcagaagcagaaggCCATCGGCATGGCCCTGGGTACCCTAGCTGTGTTTCTCATTTGTGTGATGCCATACAACATCTCCCATTTACTGGGTTTCTTCCAGGGTAAGAGCCCAAAATGGAGGTACTACACCTTGCTGCTTAGCACCTTCAACACCTGCATTGACCCCATCATCTTCTACTTTTCATCCTCCGCTTTCCACTGCACAAGTGAAAAGTCAATTTTCAGGAAGAGTGTTCCAAAGCTACAGAGACAGACCACAAGCTCTAGCTGA
- the lim2.5 gene encoding lens intrinsic membrane protein 2.5, which yields MMYSFMGGGLFCAIVGNILLVVSTATDYWMQYRLSGSFAHQGLWRYCMSGKCYMQTDSIAYWNATRAFMILSAMSCFAGIIAGILSFAHFSAFERFNRSFAAGIMFFVSTLFVLLAMAIYTGVTVNFLGKRFGDWRFSWSYILGWVALLMTFFAGIFYMCAYRMHECRRVAGPR from the exons ATGATGTACAGCTTCATGGGAGGGGGCCTATTTTGTGCCATTGTGGGGAACATCCTGCTGGTGGTCTCCACAGCCACAGACTACTGGATGCAGTACCGTCTGTCTGGCAGCTTTGCTCATCAGGGCCTGTGGAGGTACTGCATGTCTGGAAAGTGCTACATGCAGACTGACAGCATCG CCTACTGGAACGCCACTCGAGCCTTCATGATCCTCTCTGCCATGTCATGCTTTGCTGGCATCATCGCAGGAATCCTCTCCTTCGCCCACTTCTCAGCCTTTGAGAGGTTTAATCGCTCTTTTGCTGCCGGGATCATGTTCTTTGTTTCAA CTCTATTTGTTCTGCTTGCAATGGCCATTTACACCGGGGTGACTGTGAACTTCCTGGGCAAGCGCTTCGGTGACTGGCGCTTCTCGTGGTCCTACATACTAGGCTGGGTGGCACTGCTCATGACCTTCTTTGCAG GAATATTCTACATGTGTGCCTACAGAATGCATGAGTGCAGAAGAGTGGCAGGCCCTCGTTAA
- the vsig10l gene encoding V-set and immunoglobulin domain-containing protein 10-like yields MTKVDKTKRFSEVFLFLLLSCTFQGIHCELVLSPAGHTVVNAEAGRNVTLAVSFSGATDPVVAWFMKDVTVVTWNIGFTSPNIAENKRNVLRLEPNGSLTFVNVPLEYSSNYTFEITKAGLKQASTTFTLNVFEIIQNVTLRLEPDLAIEGTDRFMLEYSMSQGVVQQQTWFYNGREIQTNSNYSKHKSLVILRPTRSDTGQYSVFLTNPFGSVTTYMNVTVLYGPEEPKIQARPAQPFYISGDSLLLSCLGEGSPKPSIEWIFGGQNILRSGVLNLTNVKTSQGGDYTCMLLNELTKDQSQISFTLDVYERPSENPLCSVQSVNNNVDLQYHCQWSGGTPQARLYFPELDNSKSGLGNLSLTVNASENLDGRTFTCLTEHPIEKNKCNITASSPLKFLPTVQTTVNYAGKIVVSIHCVSEASPSAVVLWSRGSEAVTNGTTHQISSNTTQLQIRDYNVSNFLLQNYTCTCKNPLGGQRREIQLRGPSISNSSLFPNQDGTILTLTWEVPHYSVVTGFDIQMKGPDLQSKSRYDAQSKGNSNGFQTIQRKPGSARIADVFDLNPKLTYRFQVIPKALRTDGEPSEVHRIGPGEGLSGPAIAGLAAGIPCSLLFLLLLAFFIYWCVYYHKNRSRQTRYPVSRAVEKAIPTQTDSTPHNLLTGGLKAPPDYNRFQQTPSERSVALPSFVPPPPVRVATTV; encoded by the exons ATGACGAAGGTGGATAAAACCAAGAGATTTAGCGAAGTTTTTCTGTTCCTTTTATTGAGCTGCACTTTTCAAG GTATTCACTGTGAGCTGGTGCTCTCTCCCGCTGGTCATACTGTGGTGAATGCTGAAGCTGGCAGAAATGTGACTCTGGCTGTGTCCTTCAGTGGTGCCACTGACCCTGTAGTTGCCTGGTTCATGAAGGATGTAACTGTCGTCACATGGAATATTGGCTTTACTTCTCCCAACATtgctgaaaacaaaaggaacGTGCTGAGGCTCGAGCCAAATGGATCTCTGACATTTGTAAATGTGCCACTTGAATATAGCAGTAACTATACTTTTGAAATCACAAAGGCTGGACTTAAACAAGCCTCGACAACTTTCACTCTTAATGTTTTTG aAATCATCCAGAATGTGACTTTGAGATTAGAGCCAGATTTGGCCATAGAGGGGACTGACCGCTTCATGCTGGAGTACAGCATGTCCCAAGGAGTGGTCCAGCAACAGACGTGGTTCTACAACGGCAGGGAGATACAAACCAACTCAAACTACTCAAAACACAAGAGTCTTGTGATCCTTAGGCCGACCCGCAGCGACACTGGACAGTACTCTGTGTTTCTGACAAACCCTTTTGGGAGTGTGACAACATACATGAATGTCACTGTGCTGT ATGGACCAGAAGAGCCCAAAATTCAGGCACGCCCTGCTCAGCCTTTCTACATATCAGGAgactctctgctcctctcctgtttGGGGGAGGGGTCCCCTAAGCCATCTATTGAGTGGATCTTTGGTGGTCAGAACATTTTGCGCTCAGGAGTCCTAAATCTTACAAATGTAAAGACCAGTCAAGGAGGCGACTATACATGCATGTTGCTCAATGAGCTGACTAAAGATCAGAGCCAAATAAGCTTTACGTTAGATGTTTACG AGAGGCCATCAGAGAACCCGCTTTGCTCTGTGCAGTCCGTGAATAATAACGTCGACTTGCAGTACCACTGTCAGTGGTCTGGGGGAACCCCTCAGGCACGGCTTTATTTCCCAGAGCTTGACAACAGCAAAAGTGGATTAGGAAACTTAAGTCTGACTGTCAATGCTTCAGAAAACCTCGACGGGAGAACTTTCACGTGCTTGACTGAGCACCCAATTGAAAAGAATAAATGCAACATTACTGCAA GTAGTCCCTTGAAGTTCCTGCCAACTGTGCAAACCACAGTCAACTATGCGGGCAAAATAGTGGTCAGTATCCACTGCGTCAGTGAGGCCTCTCCCAGCGCTGTGGTGTTGTGGTCCAGAGGCAGCGAGGCTGTCACCAACGGGACAACACACCAGATCAGCAGTAACACAACGCAGCTCCAGATTCGTGACTATAACGTCAGCAACTTCCTCCTCCAAAACTACACCTGTACATGTAAAAACCCATTGGGCGGCCAGCGGAGGGAAATCCAGTTAAGAG GACCGTCCATCTCAAATTCCAGTTTGTTCCCTAATCAAGATGGAACCATCCTCACGTTGACTTGGGAGGTCCCGCACTACTCCGTTGTTACAG GGTTTGACATCCAGATGAAAGGACCAGACCTCCAGAGCAAAAGTCGTTATGACGCCCAAAGTAAAGGCAACTCTAACGGATTTCAAACAATTCAACGGAAACCTGGCTCTGCTCGGATTGCAGACGTCTTTGACCTCAATCCAAAGTTGACCTACAGGTTTCAGGTTATCCCCAAAGCCCTCAGGACTGATGGAGAGCCTTCTGAAGTCCACAGGATTGGTCCAG GTGAAGGGCTGAGCGGCCCGGCCATTGCTGGACTTGCAGCAGGAATCCCCTGcagcctcctcttcctgctcctgctggCCTTCTTCATCTATTGGTGTGTCTACTATCACAAAAACAGAA GTCGTCAGACGAGATACCCTGTTTCCAGAGCAGTTGAAAAG GCAAtaccaacacaaacagattCAACTCCTCATAACCTGCTGACAGGAGGGCTGAAGGCTCCCCCGGATTACAACCGATTTCAACAG ACTCCCTCTGAAAGATCAGTGGCGCTCCCCTCCTTcgtccctcctccacctgtcaGAGTTGCTACAACTGTCTAA
- the etfb gene encoding electron transfer flavoprotein subunit beta, whose amino-acid sequence MSGRVLVGVKRVIDYAVKIRVKPDNSSVVTDGVKHSMNPFCEIAVEEAVKLKEKKLIKEVVAVSCGPQQAQETIRTALAMGADRGIHVEVSGKDYETLGPLQVSKIMAALAKKEEAQLVILGKQAIDDDCNQTGQMTAALLDWPQGTFASEVAFDGDKIKVVREIDGGLETIMISSPAVITADLRLNTPRYATLPNIMKAKKKKIANVKPADLGVDLTSRLEVLRVDEPPQREAGVKVETVDDLVSKLKDAGRL is encoded by the exons ATGTCTGGCCGCGTTCTCGTTGGAGTTAAACGTGTCATTGACTATGCTGTTAAG atcCGCGTCAAGCCGGACAACAGCAGCGTGGTGACGGATGGCGTTAAGCACTCGATGAACCCCTTCTGTGAGATCGCTGTGGAGGAGGCGGTCAAGCTGAAGGAGAAGAAGCTCATTAAGGAGGTTGTGGCTGTCAGCTGTGGCCCACAGCAAGCACAG GAGACCATCCGTACTGCCCTCGCCATGGGAGCCGACCGCGGCATCCATGTGGAAGTGAGTGGGAAGGACTATGAAACCCTGGGCCCCCTGCAGGTCTCCAAGATCATGGCTGCTTTGGCCAAGAAGGAGGAGGCTCAACTCGTCATCCTGGGAAAACAG GCCATCGATGATGACTGCAATCAGACAGGGCAGATGACAGCAGCCTTATTGGACTGGCCTCAG GGAACCTTTGCATCAGAAGTGGCGTTTGACGGAGACAAGATTAAAGTGGTGAGAGAAATAGATGGTGGCCTGGAAACCATAATGATCAGCTCACCTGCAGTGATCACAGCGGACCTTCGACTCAACACCCCCAGATATGCCACCCTGCCCAACATCATG aaagccaagaagaagaagatagctAACGTGAAGCCTGCAGACTTAGGGGTGGACCTCACATCACGGTTGGAGGTGTTGAGAGTGGACGAGCCCCCACAGAGAGAGGCGGGGGTGAAGGTGGAGACGGTGGACGACCTGGTTAGCAAACTGAAAGATGCAGGGAGGTTATAA